TGCTGCTGCAGAACGTTTTGAAGACCGAGAACCCCAACCTCGATCTGCGCGACGACTCGCGCTTCTTCGCCAGCGTCTTCTCCTGGTTTCATCCGCAGGAATTGGAGCCTCTGCTTTCGCGGCGCTGGCGGGAACACCTGCACCGGTTTGAGGCCGAAGATCCCTTTGCCGGAATCCTGCGGACTTTTGGCGGCACCTCTCCGGAAAATCGTTTCCACTGGCTGTTGCAGTATGCTCATCTGCCCAACCTGCTGGGACGTTTGGATGGCGCAACCATGGCGGCCTCCCTCGAAGGGAGAGTGCCCTACACCGACACCGATTTAGTGGAATATGTCTCGGCGCTGCCTCATGCTCTGAAATTTGAGGCGGGTCAGCCCGACAAACCTCTCCTTCGCAGCATTTTTTTCGATCTCTTGCCTCCTGAGGTGGCCCAGCGGCCCAAACGTGCCTTCGATGCCTCGCTGGATCGCCTCTTCGCGAGCCCCGAGGGTCGGCGCGAGCTGGAGCAAATCAACCATTCCGGACCGATGTCGGAGATCTTCAACCCTTCGGCGCTCGCCATGTGGTTGAACTCCAACCGGTCGCTCGGCCACTGGCAGAAGTGCTGGCTGCTCGTCTGCCTGAACATGTGGCTGAATCGCAACATCTTGTAGCTCATTGGAATAGAGACCCTTCTCCGGGTACACTGCGCTAAAGTCCACCGCGCCTTCGCCGATAACTCTAACGAATAGTTTGAACGCGAGGCATGAAAGCGAGCCCAGCGTCCCTGTGTCACAAAACGCACTCTTCGGAGGAGGAAGTAAATGAGTACACGGATTAATCACAACATGCTGTCGATGTCGGCGCAGCGTTCAATCTGGACAACCCAGAATGATCTCGATGCGTCGGTGCAGAAGCTGTCGACAGGCCTTCGGATCAATAATTCTTGGGATGATCCGACAGGCTTGGGTGTCTCGGAGCGCATGAGGGCGAATATCGCCGGTATGCAGGAAGCCGAGAAGAACGCGACCTACGACGTCAATATGTTACAGACGGCCGAAGGCGCGCTGGGTGTTATCGATGAGAAGCTCGTCCGCATGCGCGCCATCGCGGTGCAGGCTTCCAACGGTATCCTGACCACGTTGGACCGGCAGGTGGCCAACGTGGAATTCCAGCAGCTCAAGAGCGAAGTAAATCGTATTGCCAAGACGACCAACTACAACGGCTTCTATCTGATCGACGGCAGCCACGCGGCGGCCACGGCGAACACCGATACCACCCTCGCTTTGGGTTACAACGGTGTTTCCGAGACCGACGCCTCGGGCATCAAGTTCCACATCGGTGAGAACAATATCGCCGGTCAGGATTTCTACTATGTGAACCTGGGCGACATGACCTCCTCCGCATTGGGTCTGAACAGCCTGAACGTGGCGGACACGGCGTCCTCGCAGGTCGCGGTGGACACGTTGATCAAGGCCATCAATTCGAAAGACACGGAGCGTACGTTCATCGGCTCGATGGTCGAGCGCCTCCAGAACAGTATTCTGAATCTCAAGATCTCGCAGGAAAGCGCGACCAATTCCGAGTCGACGATCCGTGATACGGACTTCGCCGCGGAAATGTCGAAGTTTACCCGCGCGCAGATCCTGATGCAGACAGGTGTCTCGATGCTGAGCACAGCCAATCAGCTCCCGAACATCGTCTCGCAGCTTGTAGGATAATGGCCCGCACTTTCCGCGAAGGAAAGAGCGTGGCCGAAAGGTAATCGTGCCGGGCGCCGCTTTCTGCGCCCGGCCATGGCCACGACTCCGCCTTCAGAAAGGAAGTGCCTATGTCTTCAAATCCAACATCCACTGTGTCGGGGTTGGTGTCCGGCATGGATTGGGAAACGACGATCAAACAGCTTCTGGCGATTGAACGTCGTCCTCAAATCATGCTCCAGGATCGAAAAGATCAAAATGACACCAAGTTGAGTTTGTGGGCGCAGATCCAATCGAAGGTCCAGAATCTCCAAAGTGCGATGGAGGGCATGGACCAGCGGTCTGAGTTCGCGGTAAAATCGGCATCCTCCTCCGATCCATCGTTAGTGGCGGTTGCGGCTAATGCCTCTGCGGCTGAAGGAGCGCACACCCTCGAAGTGCTGCAGCTCGCCAAGGCCCACAGAATCGCGGCACAGGGATGGCCAGACAAGAGTCAAACCGGCGTCGGTGACAGCGGTGGTAACTTCGTGATCCAGGTCAACGGACATACCATCACTCTCGCCGACGCCGATCTCTCTCCGTCCACCACCCTGGAGGACCTGCGCAATCTCATCAACGGCTCCGCCGACAACCAGGGGCTGGTCACCGCGTCCATCGTCGACGATGGCTCGGGAACGAACCACTACCGCCTCGTCCTTACGTCCGACGCGACGGGCACCGATAACCAGATTGTCATTTCCAACAACCCGACCGGTCTGGACTTTGCCAACAATCGCATCGACACCGCGGAAACCGGTCCCAACTGGACAGGCACGTCGGCCCTGACCACATTGGGGAGCTATTCCGGCACCACCAACAAAACCTTCACGTTCACCGTGGCCGGTTCGGGAACCCAGACCGTCGGCAGCGGGGACATGACTCTCAACTGGGTCGACAGCCTCGGCAATACCGGATCGGTCGTCGTCCCCAATGGCTACGCGGGCGACAATCTCGCGGTCTCCGAAGGCGTACAGATCTCCCTTGGCGCGGGCGACCTCGTGGCCGGACAATCGTTCGATGTGGACGTCTTCACGCCGCAGCTTACCGCCGCGCAGGATGCCCATATCCGCATGGACGGCATCTTTATGTCCAAGGCGTCCAACACCGTCACCGATGTGCTCGACGGCGTCACCATCAACTTGCTGTCTGCCGACGCCAACAAGACCGTCAACCTGTCGATCTCCAATGACAAGCAGGCGGTCAAGGACAAGATCCAGAGCTTCGTGACGTCCTACAATTCGCTGATGACGGACATGTCCACCTTCTCGGCGTACGATGACAAGAACAAAGTGTCCGCGCCGCTGACCGGGGACAGTTTTCTGAGTTCCATTCGCTCCCGGCTGTTGTCGACCGTCGCCGAAGCGGTTAAGGGGCTTCCGGATTCCGTCCGCTACAACAACCTGTCGTCGGTGGGGATTACGAGCGGCACGGGCGGACAGCTCAGCGTCGACAGCGAAGCCCTCGACACCGCCCTTGACGAGCACTTCGAGGATGTCGTCAACTTTTTCACCAAGGATTTCACGTCGGAAGACAGCAAAGTGTTCTTCGTCAACGCGGGCGAGAATACGCAGCCGGGCTCCTACAATCTGCAATTCAGCTATGACGCGTCCGGCGCGATTTCCGGCGCGACCATCAACGGCCATGCGGCCACGGTGGATGGTCAGCTTATCCATGGCGCGGCCGGAACCCCCGTCGAAGGGTTGATTCTCGGCTTCACCCATTCGGGCGGCGGCGCAGGCAGCGTCAACACCGGCATCCGTTTCTCGCAGGGCATCACCGGATCTATCGCCGCCGAATCCGCTCAAATCGTCAATGACACCACCGGGACGGTTCACTTTGCGATGGATGACCTGACCAAAGCCAATGAGTCCCTTGACCGTCAGATTACATCCTGGGATAGCCGTCTGTCGACCACCGAGGAACGGCTGCGGCATCAGTTCACCCAGCTCGAGACCCTGATTTCACAAATGAAGAACCAAAGCAGTTATCTTTCTGCCACTCTTGGATGACCATGAAACTGAATTCTACGCACACGATCTACAAGGAGGCGGACGTCGCCTGCAGCCGTCCGCAACTCGTGCTCATGCTGCTCGACGCCGCCGGCCGCTATTCCCGCGAAGCCGCGTCTCATCTGCGGGCCGAACGCTGGGCCGAAAAGGGCCAGGCCGTTGACGCCGCTTTCGAATGCCTGGCCGAACTCCGCAAGGGCCTGGATATGACCGCCGGAGGCGAGGCCGCCGCCAATCTCGATCAGATGTACGACTTCCTGATTACCAAGCTGACCATCGGCAATGCGTCCCGCGACGCCGCGCAATTCGATCAGGTTGCCCAAGCGGTACAGACCTTGCGTGATGCGTGGGAACAGCTCTTCGAACGTCTCCGCGCCGAAGGTAAACTCGTCGCCGATGATGGCGCCATCATACGGTAGTACTTGAGCGTGGCATGAACCTTGCTCAATACTCTGATATAGCAAACTCACACTCCTATGCGATATTGCCATGAAAGTTAATGATCTGCATGGTGCCATCCGCGGCCTCGACCCGCGCGAACTCCAGAAAACGGAGCGGCCTCCCGAAAAACCGGAAGCCGCGAACCACCAGTCCACCGATGGTGACTCACTGGATGTGAGCCTGTCTGCTCATGTTTCAGCCCGTTCCAGCGAAAACATGGACGCATCGCAGGAGGCCTCCGCCCTCAGCCCGGCGCGAGTGCAGGAGATCCGCGACCGGATTCAGTCCGGTTTCTACAACTCCCCGGCGGTGATCGGCGACACTGCAGACAAGCTGTTGAGCTTTTACTCCCGCTAACCAAGTTTTGTCCTTTCCGCTACAGAAAGTGGGTCAATTTTGCCCACTTTTTTGTTGGCCTCCGCCCGACCCCGGCCTTTCTCCGCCTGTTTCCCACCCAAACGCATGACAACGCGTCAACTTCCTTATGGTATGAATCTTGCCGAATTGTCATTTATGAACTGTCTCTGCGCCTATCCTGAACCTACTAAGAGTCCTGCCCGTGAGTCGAATTCTACTGATTGACGACGACGTTCAGGTGAATGAAGTGATGAAAGCGACCCTCGAGGTCCTCGGACACAATGTTGTGGCCGTCGAAGATCCGCAGAAGATCGCCGAGACCCTGACAACCTTCCACCCCGACGTCACGCTGGTGGACTATATGCTGCCCGGCATTTCGGGTCTCGACGTGTTGCGCGAACTCAGCCACTCCGATCCCCATTCCATCCGCTACCTTGCCACAGGAATGGCCGATTTCCGGTTACTGCAGCGCGCGGTAGATGCCGGAGCCAGTTCCCTGTTGAGCAAGCCCTATCGCATCACCGACCTCGTCGCGCTCATGGACCTGGCCGCGCAACTTGCCGCCGCTCTGCATGCGGAGCAAACGCCCGGCAACGCGGCGGACGCGTCCCTGTGCCTGAATTTTTCTATGGCCGAAACGGCGGACATGGGCGACATGATCGGCCAACTGATCTCCTTTGCCCGCAGCCATGGGGCGGAGGATGACGTGGCCACTCGCCGCCTGCCGCTCATCGCCGGCGCGCTGGTCCGCAACGCCCGTGTGCACGGCGTTGCACAGGGCGCAGACTCGTTCACGGTAGAAATCGAAGACAGCGGAACGAATTTCCGCCTGAATGTGACCGATAACGGCCGGGGCTTCGACTCGCAGAAGGCCGTTGCCCGCGCCCGCTCCTCTATGGACAAGCCCTGTGCCTCGGGACTGCAGCTTGTACTCGCGTTGAGTAATGAGCTGCGCTTCGAAAACAACGGCTGCCGCGCGTGCGTAACTCTCGGCAAATCCGGACGGGAAACGCCATGACATCCGCGGGCGCCGCCAACGGGAGTCCGCATCCCTTAGGGAAGAACCTCCTCCCACCGGACCTGATTGCCGGCGGGGAGGCAGGATTTTTGCCTGTTGTTTTGCATTTGCTGGATCTGCTGCCGCTGGCCTGCCGCATCGTGGATGCAGACCGCCGCGTGGTGTGGCAGACACCCGCACTGCAAAACCTGCTGACGCTCAACGGGGACCTGTGCTGCGAGAGCCTTGGCTGTCAGCACCATGCTGCCGACTGCCCGAGCCTGCGCACCATCCAGTCGGGCCGCGCCCAGCGCGCCAACCGCTGGCTTGGCCGGCTGTATGTGTCCGTGGAAACGGTGCCGCTGACCGCCGCCATTGATGGCCGCGACGCCAGCTTCGAATTTTTCACGGACATCACCATCGAAAAGCGGCTCGAGACCGCCTATATTCAGCAGCAGGAACTGCTGGAAGCCACCAACAAGGCGATGATCGAAATCAATCATCACCTCGAAGCGGCGCAGCAGGAACTCGAAGTCAAGAATCAATCCCTCGAGCAGGCCAATGATCAATTACGCTCGCTGGATCGTCTGAAAGATGAGTTCATCAGTATCGTCTCCCATGAACTCAAAGCGCCGCTCACATCGATTAAGGGATCGGTTGATCTGATTCAGCTCTTCGAACGGGACAAACTCAGCCCCAAAGGCAGCGAGCTGCTGGCCATCTGCCGCCGCAGCACGGACCGCCTGAACGGCATGGTCAAGGATCTGCTGGACGTCGCTCGCATCGAATCGGGCCGCCTCAGTCTGGAATTCGTGCGTTTCCCCCTGCACTCGGTGATTGTCGAGTGCTTCGAGACGTCGCGCACTCTTGCCGAGCAGAAATCCCTCAGGCTGGACAACGGCGTGCCCGAGGAACTGGAAATTGAGGCGGACTATGGCCGCCTGCTGCAGGTCCTGATCAATCTCGTGAACAACGCCATCAAGTTCACCGATCAGGGCGGCATCACGGTAGACGCTCTTGCCGAACCTGCCGTGGTCACGATCACCGTGACCGACACGGGTATCGGCATCCCCGAAGACGCTCAGGCAACTATTTTCGAAAAGTTCGGGCAGGTCGGCAGCACCTTACATCGGAACACCAACGGCACCGGCTTGGGATTGTCCATCGTGCGCGGGATCGTTCGGGAGCATGGCGGTGAAATCGGAGTGCAGAGCGTGCCGGGCCATGGCAGTTGCTTTACCTTCACGATTCCCCAACCTCCAGGAAAGGTACGCGCCTATGCCGCCAGTCCTCTTGATTGATGACGATCCGGATATACGCGTGCTCGTAGAGATGGCTCTCCGCCTGCACGACATCGACACCATTGCCTGTTCGCAGGGTATGGAAGGCCTGAAGGCTCTCGAGACGTCCATCTTCAGCCTGGTCATCCTCGATGTGATGATGCCGGACATGTCCGGCTATGAAGTGTTACATACGATAGCCACGCGCTTCGGGACTCAGGCGCCACCGGTCGCGGTGTTCTCCGCCCGGCCTCCCGACGCGCTGGCCCGGGAACTCCACGGTTTGCCCGTCGCCTGCATCCTGCCCAAACCCTTTGAGCCGGACAAGCTGGCCACGATTGTTGAAGCTCTAATAAGGAAATAATATGGCCGAGTCTCAACCCAGCCGGGTGGTGAAGGAGCTGCGCGCGGCATACCTGAAATCCCTGGCGGTGAAGATGACAGAACTCGCGGAGGCTCTCAAGGCCCGCCAATTTTCCGCGATTGTTCGCCTCGGACACCAACTCAAGGGCTCCGGCCGTTCCTATGGCCTGCCCGAAATCTCGGACCTTGGCGCTCGCATGGAAGAGGCCGCCGAAAATCGCCGGCTGACCGTGCTGGAACCCCTGCTGGCCGAGTTCGAGGCGACGATGAACCACGTCGCCGATGATCAACCTACGTCGGAGAAATCGTGAGCGAAGTGCGCCCATTGATTATCGTCGCCAATGATGACGCGGATATGCTCCAACTGACGGCGGCGCAGATCCGCGAATACGGCTACACCAACGTTATCACGGCGGACGACGGCGATGTCGCGGTGGAACGCGCGCGCGAACTCCGCCCCGACGTGGTGATCTCCGATGTCTCGATGCCCCGCGTGGACGGTTTTCAAGTCTGCCGGATTCTCAAGTCTCCGCTGTTCAACGGCAGCGAGACCATTCCCGTGATTCTGACGTCCGCAACCTACCGCGACGTGATCGCCGAACAGGTTGCCCGCAGCGTTAAGGCCTATGCGTATCTCGAGCAGCCGCACGATCCGGCGACGCTCTTTCGCCTCATTGAGCTGGCGCTGGGGAAGACTCAGCCGGAAATTACCGACCGCCACCTGCTCCGGTACCTCGGAACCATCGCCGTTGTCGATGATGATCCCGATGTCGTCCGCCTGCTCGAGCATATCCTGCGGTCCGACGGCTGGCGCGTGCTGGTGGCCACCGATGGCGCTCAGGCCAAGCGCCTGATCGAAGAGACGCCCGTGCAGCTTGTCCTGCTGGATTATCAGATGCCCGATTGCAACGGGCTCGAACTGCTGCGCTGGGTCAAGCAGAAGCGCCCGCAGGCCGTCGCCATTATGATCACGGCCAACTCCAGCGAAGACGTACTGATTGACCTCATCAAGAGCGGCGCCGATGATTATATCCGCAAACCGTTCGATCTGGACACGGTCAGCGTCGCCTGCCGCAATGCGCTCAACAAGTTCAACTTCCTGCGCATCCACGAGCAATTCCAGGAAAAGATCGAGAAGCTCCGGTCCGTAACCGACTACCTCGATCTGGTGATCAATCTCAGCCAGGAAGCGATCTTCTCCTGCGATCTGGTGGGCCGCTGCCGCATCTGGAATACCGGCGCGGAAAAGATGTACGGCTACGCCGCCGAGGAGATGCGCGGTCACATTGTCGACGACTTCCTCGATCCGCCCGACTTCAAGCGCAAGTCGCCAGATGTCATCAAGATCCTCAAGCAGCGCGGCG
The sequence above is a segment of the bacterium genome. Coding sequences within it:
- a CDS encoding flagellin encodes the protein MSTRINHNMLSMSAQRSIWTTQNDLDASVQKLSTGLRINNSWDDPTGLGVSERMRANIAGMQEAEKNATYDVNMLQTAEGALGVIDEKLVRMRAIAVQASNGILTTLDRQVANVEFQQLKSEVNRIAKTTNYNGFYLIDGSHAAATANTDTTLALGYNGVSETDASGIKFHIGENNIAGQDFYYVNLGDMTSSALGLNSLNVADTASSQVAVDTLIKAINSKDTERTFIGSMVERLQNSILNLKISQESATNSESTIRDTDFAAEMSKFTRAQILMQTGVSMLSTANQLPNIVSQLVG
- the fliD gene encoding flagellar filament capping protein FliD codes for the protein MSSNPTSTVSGLVSGMDWETTIKQLLAIERRPQIMLQDRKDQNDTKLSLWAQIQSKVQNLQSAMEGMDQRSEFAVKSASSSDPSLVAVAANASAAEGAHTLEVLQLAKAHRIAAQGWPDKSQTGVGDSGGNFVIQVNGHTITLADADLSPSTTLEDLRNLINGSADNQGLVTASIVDDGSGTNHYRLVLTSDATGTDNQIVISNNPTGLDFANNRIDTAETGPNWTGTSALTTLGSYSGTTNKTFTFTVAGSGTQTVGSGDMTLNWVDSLGNTGSVVVPNGYAGDNLAVSEGVQISLGAGDLVAGQSFDVDVFTPQLTAAQDAHIRMDGIFMSKASNTVTDVLDGVTINLLSADANKTVNLSISNDKQAVKDKIQSFVTSYNSLMTDMSTFSAYDDKNKVSAPLTGDSFLSSIRSRLLSTVAEAVKGLPDSVRYNNLSSVGITSGTGGQLSVDSEALDTALDEHFEDVVNFFTKDFTSEDSKVFFVNAGENTQPGSYNLQFSYDASGAISGATINGHAATVDGQLIHGAAGTPVEGLILGFTHSGGGAGSVNTGIRFSQGITGSIAAESAQIVNDTTGTVHFAMDDLTKANESLDRQITSWDSRLSTTEERLRHQFTQLETLISQMKNQSSYLSATLG
- the fliS gene encoding flagellar export chaperone FliS, which gives rise to MKLNSTHTIYKEADVACSRPQLVLMLLDAAGRYSREAASHLRAERWAEKGQAVDAAFECLAELRKGLDMTAGGEAAANLDQMYDFLITKLTIGNASRDAAQFDQVAQAVQTLRDAWEQLFERLRAEGKLVADDGAIIR
- a CDS encoding response regulator, translated to MSRILLIDDDVQVNEVMKATLEVLGHNVVAVEDPQKIAETLTTFHPDVTLVDYMLPGISGLDVLRELSHSDPHSIRYLATGMADFRLLQRAVDAGASSLLSKPYRITDLVALMDLAAQLAAALHAEQTPGNAADASLCLNFSMAETADMGDMIGQLISFARSHGAEDDVATRRLPLIAGALVRNARVHGVAQGADSFTVEIEDSGTNFRLNVTDNGRGFDSQKAVARARSSMDKPCASGLQLVLALSNELRFENNGCRACVTLGKSGRETP
- a CDS encoding HAMP domain-containing sensor histidine kinase gives rise to the protein MTSAGAANGSPHPLGKNLLPPDLIAGGEAGFLPVVLHLLDLLPLACRIVDADRRVVWQTPALQNLLTLNGDLCCESLGCQHHAADCPSLRTIQSGRAQRANRWLGRLYVSVETVPLTAAIDGRDASFEFFTDITIEKRLETAYIQQQELLEATNKAMIEINHHLEAAQQELEVKNQSLEQANDQLRSLDRLKDEFISIVSHELKAPLTSIKGSVDLIQLFERDKLSPKGSELLAICRRSTDRLNGMVKDLLDVARIESGRLSLEFVRFPLHSVIVECFETSRTLAEQKSLRLDNGVPEELEIEADYGRLLQVLINLVNNAIKFTDQGGITVDALAEPAVVTITVTDTGIGIPEDAQATIFEKFGQVGSTLHRNTNGTGLGLSIVRGIVREHGGEIGVQSVPGHGSCFTFTIPQPPGKVRAYAASPLD
- a CDS encoding response regulator; the protein is MPPVLLIDDDPDIRVLVEMALRLHDIDTIACSQGMEGLKALETSIFSLVILDVMMPDMSGYEVLHTIATRFGTQAPPVAVFSARPPDALARELHGLPVACILPKPFEPDKLATIVEALIRK
- a CDS encoding Hpt domain-containing protein; amino-acid sequence: MAESQPSRVVKELRAAYLKSLAVKMTELAEALKARQFSAIVRLGHQLKGSGRSYGLPEISDLGARMEEAAENRRLTVLEPLLAEFEATMNHVADDQPTSEKS
- a CDS encoding response regulator codes for the protein MSEVRPLIIVANDDADMLQLTAAQIREYGYTNVITADDGDVAVERARELRPDVVISDVSMPRVDGFQVCRILKSPLFNGSETIPVILTSATYRDVIAEQVARSVKAYAYLEQPHDPATLFRLIELALGKTQPEITDRHLLRYLGTIAVVDDDPDVVRLLEHILRSDGWRVLVATDGAQAKRLIEETPVQLVLLDYQMPDCNGLELLRWVKQKRPQAVAIMITANSSEDVLIDLIKSGADDYIRKPFDLDTVSVACRNALNKFNFLRIHEQFQEKIEKLRSVTDYLDLVINLSQEAIFSCDLVGRCRIWNTGAEKMYGYAAEEMRGHIVDDFLDPPDFKRKSPDVIKILKQRGGSMVEPEIMRRKKSGEIFPVFATYSAIYNSEGEYIGFSVIERDVTTVRALETEKIKSARLRAITQTAVTANDQINTPLGVILGYAQFLQRKLGPLSPEDTAALETIQQQVLKIKGIMNKLKLMSDPIVKNYSIEGVTMLDLNQSR